Below is a window of Desulfobotulus mexicanus DNA.
CACCGAAGATTATTTTAACATGGGAAGGTGGGCAAAAAAAGCATCCAGACGTTGCAAGGCAGGCCTTTTTGCCCTGCTGGAAGGTGGATACAACCATAAAGTTCTGGGAATAAATGCCAGAGCCCTGATGGAAGGTATGGCTTCAGAACCATGAAAAAGATTCTGGCTCTTCAGATCGAACCCAGTACCGCCTGCACCCTGAAGTGTCCGACCTGCCCGCGCACGACATTTGCCGGCAACTGGAAAAATATCAATTTTCCTCTGGAAAAACTGAAGCATATTCTACCTCTGGCCATTCGGGCAGAAATCGTTCAGCTTCAGGGCTGGGGAGAACCCCTCTGCCATCCGGAACTTGAGGGTATGATCCATGAACTGACAAAGGCCGGTGCCACCTGCGCCGTGACAAGCAATGGCTGTCTTCTGGATGAAAAGCGGTCTGAGTCTCTTCTAAAGGCCGGGCTTGAACACCTGACTGTTTCCATCAGCGGAGCAAGTCCTGAAACCCATGCTGCCCTCAGGCCCCATTCAGACCTCCATGCCCTAATGGAAAAGATCCGCCATTTCCGCCTTACGGCAGACAAATTGGGAAAAAAACCAAAAGTCAGTCTCAGCTTTCTCCAGCAGGACAGCAATATCCATGAACTGCCCATGGCAGTGGAGTTGGCCAGCCGATATGGTCTGGATGACTGCCTTGCCATCAATGCCAGCTATCTGCCGACTCCGGCTCACAAAAAGCAGCATGTGGTTTCAGGGCTTAGGTCCAGATGGGCGGCCATGCGTGCCCTCTGGGTTTCCATAAGAAAAGGTCAACCTTACATTCCTGCCCGAATAAGGCCCGAAGAACAGGCCGTCTGCGCCAACAATCCTTTAGAATGCCTGATGATAGGTGCGGACGGTTCTGTCAGCCCCTGTATCTTCCTTTACCTGCCCCTCAGAACCCATGGTAACATTAATCCTCCCACGGCAGTCATGGGCAATATCTTTGAAGATGATTTTGAAAACATATGGAAGAGTGAAAAATACCGGGATTTTTGCAGGGCTTTTGGGAGCAGAAAAGAATTTTATGAAGAACTCTATGCAGGTATAGGCAATTGCAGTGAGGGAAGGCGAAGACTCATGGAGGCACCGGAAATAGAACGCATTTTTTATGCGAATCACCCTGCCCCATCACCATGCCAAGGATGTGATAAAATTAACGGCTTATGAGTATCCTGAAATCCTGCTGTTTTTTATACCTTCACAGATCTTTAAAATCCAAAGGCTCCACTTCACATTTCTGAATAAAGATCTTCCAAAGCCCTGCTGGCGATCACAAAGGCATTTTCTCCCTGCGAAGCCTGACGTTCATTCCCGTCAAATGGCGGTACGGGCAAAATAAAGATGTACCTTGGTACCGCAACCTTCGCTTTCATAGATACAGGAAGCATCATGGAGGGGAAGAAAGGTCTTGAGGTTCCGAGTACCAAGTCCTCCCTGCTTTTTACCGGAAAGGGTATCACTGTACTTTGTTTTACCCGAAAGAAATCCGTTTATTCTGCCAATATGGCTCCGTGACATACCTTCACCATTGTCTTCAAAACACAGATAAAGAACAGGTGTCGGCCCATGGGGAAGAGAGTGAGAGATCAACATTCTTTCTTTCCCCGGATCAAGGCTTAAAATGTGAATCCTTGTAGCTCCTGCTTCCATGGCGTTGTAAAAAAGATCTCTGAGCATGAAA
It encodes the following:
- a CDS encoding radical SAM/SPASM domain-containing protein codes for the protein MKKILALQIEPSTACTLKCPTCPRTTFAGNWKNINFPLEKLKHILPLAIRAEIVQLQGWGEPLCHPELEGMIHELTKAGATCAVTSNGCLLDEKRSESLLKAGLEHLTVSISGASPETHAALRPHSDLHALMEKIRHFRLTADKLGKKPKVSLSFLQQDSNIHELPMAVELASRYGLDDCLAINASYLPTPAHKKQHVVSGLRSRWAAMRALWVSIRKGQPYIPARIRPEEQAVCANNPLECLMIGADGSVSPCIFLYLPLRTHGNINPPTAVMGNIFEDDFENIWKSEKYRDFCRAFGSRKEFYEELYAGIGNCSEGRRRLMEAPEIERIFYANHPAPSPCQGCDKINGL